GGCATTGCCGATGCCCTGACCGACTGGATCGACAGCGACCAGTCGCCATTGCCGCGCGGGGGCGAGGACGGGGCCTATGCGGGCCGAACCGTGCCTTACCGCACCGCCGGAACCCTCTTGGCCGAGGTCAGCGAGCTGAGGGCCGTCAAGGGCGTGGACGCCGACGCCTATCGCCGCTTGCGCCCCTATCTTTGCGCCCTGCCCTACAGCGTTCTGTCGCCGATCAATCCCAATACCCTGCGGCCAGAGCAAGCCCCCCTGCTGGTCATGCTGGCCGAAGGCAGCCTGAGTGCCCAGGCGGCGCGGTCGGCGATCGCGGCGCGGCCCGCAGACGGCTGGACCGACGTCGGGGCCTTCTGGAACCAGCCGGCGATGTCGAGCGTGGAACCGGCATCGGACGTCTATGACCAGATCACCCTGAGGACACAGTTCTTCGCCTTGAGGGTCGACGTCGACTACGGCGGTGCGCGCGCCGTCCGCACGACCCTTTTGCAAATCACTTCCGACGGGTCCGTCAGGCCCGTCATCAGTCGCTGGACACCCGACGAATGAGCCGAACACGACTTGTCCTGATGCCTGCCCTGGCCGGAGAACCCGCGCCCTGGCTGA
The genomic region above belongs to Brevundimonas vitisensis and contains:
- the gspK gene encoding type II secretion system minor pseudopilin GspK codes for the protein MSQARRDREGMALLTVLLMVAVMAAIAVLVLDDVRFSVRRATNAATLGQAQWYALGAEALARRQIARLNRADPVRTPLSPDWNGRLLAFPIEEGELRAVVTDGQACFNLNSVVQGAGEALTARPRGALQLVALGRAVGIDEGRMRGIADALTDWIDSDQSPLPRGGEDGAYAGRTVPYRTAGTLLAEVSELRAVKGVDADAYRRLRPYLCALPYSVLSPINPNTLRPEQAPLLVMLAEGSLSAQAARSAIAARPADGWTDVGAFWNQPAMSSVEPASDVYDQITLRTQFFALRVDVDYGGARAVRTTLLQITSDGSVRPVISRWTPDE